One Ictalurus furcatus strain D&B chromosome 21, Billie_1.0, whole genome shotgun sequence genomic region harbors:
- the hnrnpa1a gene encoding heterogeneous nuclear ribonucleoprotein A1a gives MSKETPREPEQMRKLFIGGLSFETTDESLRAHFEQWGALTDCVVMRDPNTKRSRGFGFVTYSSVNEVDAAMDARPHKVDGRAVEPKRAVSREDSSRPGAHSTVKKIFVGGIKEDTDEEHLRDYFIQFGKIEEVNIMTEKNSDKRRGFAFVTFDDHDSVDRIVIQKYHTVNGHNCEVRKALSREEMNRVSMNNRGGRGGGGGNFGGRGGGGGGGGGYGGGYGGGGRGGYGDGDGYGGNGGYGGGGPGYGGNRGYGGGGGSGYGNQGGGSGGYGGGGYDNYNGGGGGGNYGGGNFGGGGGDYNDFGNYNNQSSSNYGPMKGGNYGGGGRSGGGPYGGGYGGGSGGSYGGGSGGRRF, from the exons ACGCCTCGCGAGCCCGAGCAGATGCGAAAGCTCTTCATCGGGGGTCTGAGCTTCGAGACAACAGATGAGAGCCTCCGGGCGCATTTCGAACAATGGGGAGCCCTGACAGACTGTGTG GTGATGAGGGATCCTAACACTAAGAGGTCGAGGGGGTTCGGCTTCGTGACCTACAGCTCGGTGAACGAAGTCGATGCGGCGATGGACGCTCGGCCTCACAAAGTGGATGGGAGAGCCGTCGAGCCCAAAAGAGCCGTCTCACGAGAG GACTCAAGCAGGCCGGGCGCTCATTCCACGGTGAAGAAGATCTTCGTCGGAGGAATTAAAGAGGACACAGACGAGGAGCACCTGCGCGACTACTTCATCCAGTTCGGCAAAATCGAGGAAGTGAACATCATGACCGAGAAGAACAGCGACAAGAGGAGGGGCTTCGCCTTCGTTACGTTCGACGACCACGACTCCGTGGACAGGATAGTCA TTCAGAAGTATCACACAGTGAACGGTCACAACTGTGAAGTCAGGAAAGCACTTTCCAGAGAAGAGATGAACAGAGTTTCCATGAACAACAGAG GTGGCCGTGGCGGCGGTGGAGGAAACTTTGGCGGTCGGGGAGGCGGCggcggaggaggaggtggaTACGGAG GTGGATACGGAGGAGGTGGACGTGGTGGATACGGGGACGGAGACGGATACGGAGGAAACG GTGGCTATGGTGGAGGCGGTCCTGGTTACGGTGGTAACCGCGGGtacggaggaggaggaggcagtGGCTACGGCAACCAGGGTGGCGGCAGCGGTGGATACGGCGGCGGAGGATACGACAACTACAACGGTGGTGGAGGCGGAGGGAACTATGGAGGAG GAAACTTCGGAGGCGGCGGCGGCGACTACAACGACTTCGGCAACTATAACAATCAGTCGTCGTCTAATTACGGCCCGATGAAGGGTGGAAACTACGGCGGCGGAGGCAGGAGCGGCGGTGGTCCGTATGGTG GCGGTTATGGCGGTGGTTCTGGAGGTAGTTACGGAGGTGGATCTGGAGGAAGGAGGTTCTAA